From the Theobroma cacao cultivar B97-61/B2 chromosome 2, Criollo_cocoa_genome_V2, whole genome shotgun sequence genome, one window contains:
- the LOC18609993 gene encoding type IV inositol polyphosphate 5-phosphatase 9 produces MPRNQEVMWPRLVANKILRKRLGSNNFVADFPSRKETLLEIPSLDQPSLSPKTIFSHHKDTHNYSIFVTTWNVGGVAPHEGLDMEDLLDTGNTACDIYVLGFQEIVPLSASNVLGSENSKISTKWNSLIREALNKKIRCRDKAQHSSEDGKSSIENSIPGQDFRCIISKQMVGILISVWVRSYLRPYIRHPSVSCIGCGIMGCLGNKGSVSVRFRLHETSFCFVCSHLASGGREGDEKLRNSNVSEIFSRTSFPRGPSRDLPRKILDHDRVILLGDLNYRISLPESTIRLLVDTREWNGLLEHDQLRMELMNGEFEGWHEGSITFAPTYKYRPNSDAYYGCFHQSKKGEKKRAPAWCDRIIWYGKGLKQHVYNRGEEKFSDHRPVKALFTAEVAVLHSMKQFQSFFLSDRFDRITSQLEIPSSADDFLCKGRSSFQI; encoded by the exons ATGCCAAGAAACCAAGAA GTTATGTGGCCCAGATTAGTAGCTAACAAGATCCTCAGAAAGAGATTAGGGAGCAACAACTTTGTCGCAGATTTTCCAAGCCGCAAAGAAACCTTGTTGGAAATTCCAAGCTTAGATCAGCCATCCTTGAGCCCCAAGACCATATTCAGTCATCATAAGGATACACACAACTACAG TATTTTTGTTACTACTTGGAATGTTGGCGGGGTTGCACCACATGAAGGTTTGGATATGGAGGATTTGCTGGATACAGGCAATACCGCCTGTGACATCTATGTTCTCGG GTTTCAAGAAATTGTACCCCTTAGCGCGTCGAACGTGTTAGGATCAGAAAACAGCAAAATTTCCACAAAATGGAATTCCCTGATTAGAGAAGCTCTGAACAAGAAAATTCGCTGCCGAGACAAAGCCCAGCATTCCAGTGAAGATGGAAAGTCATCAATTGAAAACAGCATCCCAGGTCAAGACTTCCGGTGTATTATAAGCAAGCAAATGGTTGGGATACTAATCTCAGTTTGGGTTCGAAGCTATCTTCGTCCTTATATCCGGCATCCCAGTGTCTCCTGTATAGGCTGTGGCATCATGGGCTGCCTAGGAAATAAG GGTTCAGTATCAGTTAGATTTCGGTTACATGAAACAAGCTTCTGCTTTGTATGCAGTCATCTAGCTTCTGGGGGTAGAGAAGGGGATGAAAAGCTTAGAAACTCCAATGTATCCGAAATATTCTCCCGAACAAGTTTTCCTAGAGGCCCTTCACGTGATTTGCCAAGGAAAATCCTAGACCATGA TCGGGTAATTCTGCTTGGAGATTTGAATTATAGAATTTCCCTACCAGAATCAACTATTCGACTCTTAGTGGATACAAGAGAATGGAACGGCCTCCTGGAACATGATCAG CTAAGAATGGAGCTGATGAATGGTGAATTTGAAGGTTGGCATGAAGGGTCTATCACATTCGCTCCTACTTATAAATACCGTCCGAATTCTGATGCATACTACGGATGTTTTCATCAAAgcaaaaaaggggaaaagaaacGTGCCCCGGCATG GTGCGATCGAATAATCTGGTATGGGAAGGGGTTAAAGCAACATGTATATAACAGAGGTGAAGAGAAATTCTCTGATCATAGACCTGTCAAAGCATTATTTACTGCAGAAGTTGCGGTTTTGCATTCAATGaaacaatttcaaagcttttttTTATCAGACAGGTTTGACAGAATTACAAGCCAGTTAGAGATACCCTCCTCAGCTGATGATTTTCTATGTAAAGGAAGATCAAGCTTCCAAATTTGA